The following coding sequences lie in one Spinacia oleracea cultivar Varoflay chromosome 1, BTI_SOV_V1, whole genome shotgun sequence genomic window:
- the LOC130465654 gene encoding uncharacterized protein, with protein sequence MNRIWYQAEEVFPIDGTPEERQHVFWVPVDAHYFNIAKKLQIQSLELEGCVNATTPKVATVLRGASASIYVDNAAYRSFIHNQFMVSPVEMESAGVALICHQQLVPFITIRALSDLAGGGSAESNEADTFITVAATNSVIALVQFIKELSLSIASFLFN encoded by the exons ATGAACAGAATTTGGTATCAAGCTGAAGAGGTTTTCCCAATTGATGGCACTCCTGAGGAAAGGCAACATGTTTTTTGGGTTCCGGTTGATGCTCATTACTTCAATATTGCCAAGAAGCTTCAG ATTCAGAGCTTAGAATTGGAAGGATGCGTGAATGCAACAACACCGAAAGTGGCAACTGTATTAAGAGGAGCAAGTGCAAGTATCTACGTAGATAATGCAGCTTATAGAAGTTTTATTCATAATCAATTCATGGTAAGCCCTGTTGAAATGGAAAGCGCCGGAGTAGCACTCATCTGCCACCAGCAATTGGTTCCTTTCATCACCATTCGTGCTCTCTCTGATTTAGCCGGTGGTGGCTCTGCTGAATCCAATGAAGCCGATACTTTCATAACTGTTGCTGCTACTAATTCTGTTATTGCTCTTGTTCAATTCATTAAGGAGTTGTCACTTTCCATAGCTTCTTTTTTATTTAACTGA